DNA sequence from the Bremerella cremea genome:
CGAGCAAGCCGTGCAAGACTTCTTGAATGGAGAAGAGTCGCCCGAGAGTCCTGCCCCGGCCAAGAAGGGCGCACGAACCAAGTCGAAACAGGTGATCTCGCTCGAAGAGGATCTACGGATGGCACTTGGCACGAAGGTCGACATCAAGCAGGCGACCAAAGGAGGCAAGATCGTCATTCACTTTAAGAACGCCGATGAATTCGACCGCCTGAACGAATATTTGTTAGCCGATGCCGAAGCGGATCGTCGTGCCGCATAAGCACCGACCAGCCATTGCGAATCGAAGACAAACGGGAGCTTAAATAGCTCCCGTTTTTTTATATCGAGCAAACAGACGTTTGCATTCCTCAAGTCGTGTGTGCCCTATTGCACACCAACGCGTCACGCATTTAGACCTTGCGAATCGATGCCAGTAGCTCATCGACGCTACGCGAGAGGGTCGTTGAAACCTCTTGTAACTCCGCCGCTGCGGTGACGAGTCTTTCGGTCGACTCGCGTGTGTTGTCTGCTGCCTCGGTTGCCTGATTGATTGCAACGGTAACTTGTGCCGTTTCTGTAGCCGCTTCGTTTGCGTTTGCGCGAATCTCGGAAGTCGCTTCTGCTTGTTGCTGAATTAGGCGAAAGATACTCTTGCTTGTCTCGCTGATTTCCAAAGTCATCTCACCGCAAGCGGTAATCGCTTTCGCTGCTTTGGCAGACGAGTCTTGAACACTGCCAATTTCCTCTCGCGCGGCATTGGTTGCTTCACGGGTTTGTTCGGCTAGTTTGCGAACCTCACTGGCCACTGCGGCAAATCCGAGCCCGGCTTCTCCGGCGCGGGCAGCCTCGATCGCCGCATTCAAAGACAACACCTTTGTCAGTTTGGCGATCTCCGTAATCGTATCAACAACCGTTCCAATCCGATGCGACGAGTCCTTGAGGCCTGCGACAACCGTGTTTGCTTCCGACGACTCTATCACGGCCCTTTGGACGATCTCGTTTGCCTCAGCAACTTGCTCTTTGACCTGCCCGATACTCTCGGTCAACTGTTGGCTTGATTCATCAACCTGAATGACGATGGCACTTGTACGGTCAGCAGAACGAGAGGCGTTGTCAGCTTGGGAAGCCGTTTGTTGCGCCACCAAAGCGAGTTGCTCGCTGGTGTTATGAATTTCGTTCGCCGCTGCCGCAACAGATGTCGCAATCTCCTTGACGGTTGCTTCAAATTGATCGGCAATGTCCAGTCGGCGCGATTCCGCTTGGGACAGTTCCGCTGCGGAATGCTTCATTTCCGTAGTCGACTCATTGATAATCTGAGCGGCATGCTTGAAAGTGCCAACCATGCCTCGCAAGATCACCCGTCGAAAGAACTTGCCTTGGGCAGTAAAACCGAGAACAGCCTTGGCCTCACGGACGAACGCATCGGTATAGTCTAGTAACCCGTTGATGCCGAACATCAAGTCCCCTAAGTCACCATCGACGTCAACGTGCAAAAGACGTGCTTCGAGGTCGCCATGGGCAGCACGGTTGCAGACTTCGGTCGCCTGGGCAATCCAATGGTCGTAATTCTTGAGCCTTGCCTCGAGCTCTTGAACACGTGCTGCTAGCGACTTGCTCCCTGCTCCACTAGGAGTCTGCTTGGTGGTTAGCGTCATGTCTTCAGACTCCTACACGCACTGGACAAGTGAGAAAGCAAACTCGTCATATGACATCCCAACGGACTCAAGCAGGCGACCAAGTTCGCCTTCTGCGTCGTGCATGCCGGCTCGCCAGTCGGGGTTGGAATCT
Encoded proteins:
- a CDS encoding methyl-accepting chemotaxis protein translates to MTLTTKQTPSGAGSKSLAARVQELEARLKNYDHWIAQATEVCNRAAHGDLEARLLHVDVDGDLGDLMFGINGLLDYTDAFVREAKAVLGFTAQGKFFRRVILRGMVGTFKHAAQIINESTTEMKHSAAELSQAESRRLDIADQFEATVKEIATSVAAAANEIHNTSEQLALVAQQTASQADNASRSADRTSAIVIQVDESSQQLTESIGQVKEQVAEANEIVQRAVIESSEANTVVAGLKDSSHRIGTVVDTITEIAKLTKVLSLNAAIEAARAGEAGLGFAAVASEVRKLAEQTREATNAAREEIGSVQDSSAKAAKAITACGEMTLEISETSKSIFRLIQQQAEATSEIRANANEAATETAQVTVAINQATEAADNTRESTERLVTAAAELQEVSTTLSRSVDELLASIRKV